One Myxococcaceae bacterium JPH2 DNA window includes the following coding sequences:
- the mnmG gene encoding tRNA uridine-5-carboxymethylaminomethyl(34) synthesis enzyme MnmG, producing MGLRYDVIVVGLGHAGCEAALACARLGVSTLGVTLKRDRAAVMSCNPAVGGTAKGHLVRELDALGGEMGRVADLAGTHFKTLNESKGPAVQATRVLCDREAYAAAMQSVLFSQPNLDVREAEVSSLVVEGGRVAGVVLGDGTQVLARAVLLTTGTFLQALMHVGEKKEVGGRLGDDAARGLSDSLRAAGFSLGRFKTGTPARLARASIDWDAVTPQPGDFPPRPFSWRTRGELSSGEVFPRQPPVTCGLTATTAETHRLLRDNLHRSPLFQGDIVGRGPRYCPSLEDKVVRFAARERHQVFLEPEGPSSPLVYPAGLSTSMPADVQLAFLRTVPGLERVEVVRFGYAVEYDYAPPTQLRATLETKAVSGLFFAGQLNGTSGYEEAAFQGLWAGLNAALQVKGEPPLLLGRDEAHGAVLVDDLVTKGVDEPFRMFTSRSEHRLKLREGNADLRLAKHGHRVGLLPREALERAEARAHAVTDEVARLKRGGLALRLKRPEMSHAQLGEGREDWPTLPPDVVEEVEVEVKYEGYIAQAERAAAREAEATDRWRIPEGFRFDAVRGLSAEAVEKLSAHQPGTVGQARRIPGLTPAAVSLLLVALKRGPGPVSGCALPPE from the coding sequence ATGGGACTCCGGTACGACGTCATCGTGGTGGGGCTGGGCCATGCGGGCTGCGAGGCCGCGCTGGCCTGTGCGCGCTTGGGCGTGTCCACGCTCGGCGTGACGCTCAAGCGGGACCGCGCCGCGGTGATGAGCTGCAACCCCGCCGTGGGCGGCACGGCCAAGGGCCACCTGGTGCGCGAACTGGATGCGCTCGGCGGCGAGATGGGCCGCGTGGCGGACCTGGCGGGCACGCACTTCAAGACGCTCAACGAATCCAAGGGCCCCGCCGTGCAGGCGACGCGCGTGCTCTGCGACCGCGAGGCCTACGCCGCCGCCATGCAGTCGGTGCTCTTCTCGCAGCCGAACCTGGACGTGCGCGAGGCCGAGGTGTCCTCGCTCGTCGTCGAGGGTGGCCGCGTGGCGGGCGTGGTGCTGGGCGATGGCACGCAGGTGCTCGCCCGCGCGGTGCTGCTCACCACGGGCACCTTCCTTCAGGCGCTCATGCACGTGGGCGAGAAGAAGGAAGTGGGCGGCCGGCTCGGTGACGACGCGGCGCGCGGGTTGTCGGATTCGCTGCGCGCGGCGGGCTTCTCGCTCGGGCGCTTCAAGACGGGGACGCCGGCGCGACTCGCGCGCGCGAGCATCGACTGGGACGCGGTGACGCCGCAGCCCGGAGACTTTCCGCCGCGCCCGTTCTCCTGGCGCACGCGCGGCGAGCTGTCCTCGGGCGAGGTGTTCCCCCGTCAGCCGCCGGTGACGTGCGGCCTCACGGCGACGACGGCCGAGACGCATCGGCTGCTGCGCGACAACCTGCACCGCTCGCCGCTCTTCCAGGGGGACATCGTGGGGCGAGGGCCGCGGTACTGTCCCTCGCTGGAGGACAAGGTGGTGCGCTTCGCCGCGCGCGAGCGTCACCAGGTCTTCCTCGAGCCCGAGGGACCGAGCTCTCCGCTGGTGTACCCGGCGGGGTTGTCCACCAGCATGCCGGCGGACGTGCAGCTCGCCTTCCTGCGCACGGTGCCGGGGCTGGAGCGGGTGGAGGTGGTCCGCTTCGGCTACGCGGTGGAGTACGACTACGCGCCCCCCACGCAGCTGCGCGCCACGCTGGAGACGAAGGCGGTGTCGGGCCTCTTCTTCGCGGGGCAGCTCAACGGCACGTCGGGGTACGAGGAGGCGGCCTTCCAAGGACTGTGGGCGGGCCTCAACGCGGCCCTCCAGGTGAAGGGCGAGCCGCCGCTCCTCTTGGGCCGAGACGAGGCCCACGGCGCGGTGCTGGTGGACGACCTGGTGACGAAGGGCGTGGACGAGCCGTTCCGCATGTTCACCAGCCGCTCCGAGCATCGGCTCAAGCTGCGTGAAGGGAACGCGGACCTGCGACTGGCGAAGCACGGGCACCGGGTGGGGCTCCTCCCGCGCGAGGCCCTGGAGCGCGCCGAGGCCCGAGCCCACGCGGTGACGGACGAGGTGGCGCGGCTGAAGCGCGGCGGCCTCGCGCTGCGCCTGAAGCGTCCGGAGATGAGCCACGCCCAACTGGGCGAGGGGCGAGAGGACTGGCCGACGCTGCCTCCAGACGTGGTGGAGGAGGTGGAGGTGGAGGTGAAGTACGAGGGCTACATTGCCCAGGCCGAGCGAGCGGCGGCGCGCGAAGCAGAGGCCACGGACCGGTGGCGGATCCCCGAAGGGTTCCGCTTCGATGCGGTGCGGGGACTGAGCGCCGAGGCGGTGGAGAAGCTGTCGGCGCATCAGCCGGGGACGGTGGGGCAGGCTCGGCGAATTCCGGGGCTGACGCCCGCGGCGGTGTCGCTGTTGCTGGTGGCGCTGAAGCGGGGACCGGGGCCGGTGAGTGGCTGTGCGCTGCCCCCGGAGTGA
- the rsmG gene encoding 16S rRNA (guanine(527)-N(7))-methyltransferase RsmG: MDNARFSDQLAVGCRALGVSVGEDVGPRLFRLMGELLKWNAKVNLTAITAPDEVLEKHFLDSLAVLPEVTGATSLLDLGAGAGFPGLPLRVTLPTLGVTLVDAVGKKVAFIKAASATLGLGVRGLHARAEGKPEAEGIPRAQVLIARAFMDLPDWLALAPAYVEPGGRVVAMLGKAQTDAELAARAAERNLKVVSARAYRLPFSGAERQVAVFAKE, from the coding sequence GTGGATAACGCGCGGTTCTCAGATCAGCTCGCGGTGGGATGCCGAGCCTTGGGCGTGTCGGTGGGGGAGGACGTGGGGCCTCGGCTGTTCCGGCTGATGGGCGAGCTCCTCAAGTGGAACGCCAAGGTGAACCTCACGGCCATCACCGCGCCGGACGAGGTGCTGGAGAAGCACTTCCTGGACTCGCTCGCGGTGCTGCCCGAGGTGACGGGGGCGACCTCGTTGTTGGACCTGGGCGCGGGCGCGGGCTTCCCGGGGTTGCCGTTGCGAGTGACCTTGCCGACCTTGGGCGTGACGTTGGTGGACGCGGTGGGGAAGAAGGTCGCGTTCATCAAGGCGGCCTCGGCGACATTGGGGTTGGGCGTGCGGGGACTGCACGCGCGCGCGGAGGGCAAGCCCGAGGCGGAGGGGATTCCCCGCGCGCAGGTCCTGATTGCGCGAGCGTTCATGGACTTGCCGGACTGGTTGGCGCTCGCGCCCGCGTATGTGGAGCCGGGAGGTCGCGTGGTGGCGATGCTCGGCAAGGCGCAGACGGACGCGGAGCTGGCGGCGCGCGCGGCGGAGCGGAACCTGAAGGTGGTGTCGGCGCGGGCCTATCGGCTCCCGTTCTCCGGAGCGGAGCGGCAGGTGGCGGTGTTCGCGAAGGAGTAG
- a CDS encoding VOC family protein — MEHFKLRVARPTRDLDAVVRFYEGALGFSLLGGFRDHEGFDGVMLGHSGAPYHLEFTVEHGHEAPRSPSEDNLLIFYVPDRAQWDAWVAKVEAAGHRAVVSRNPYWDAGGKTFEDPDGYRVVLYQGDWKR; from the coding sequence GTGGAGCACTTCAAGCTGCGGGTCGCGAGGCCGACGCGAGACCTGGACGCGGTGGTTCGCTTCTACGAGGGAGCGCTGGGCTTCTCGCTCCTGGGAGGCTTTCGGGACCACGAGGGCTTCGACGGGGTGATGCTCGGGCACTCGGGAGCGCCGTACCACCTGGAGTTCACGGTGGAGCACGGCCACGAGGCGCCGCGCTCACCCTCCGAGGACAACCTGCTGATCTTCTACGTCCCGGACCGAGCGCAGTGGGATGCGTGGGTCGCGAAGGTGGAAGCCGCGGGACACCGAGCCGTGGTGTCGCGGAATCCCTACTGGGACGCGGGGGGGAAGACCTTCGAGGATCCAGATGGCTACCGCGTGGTGCTCTACCAAGGAGACTGGAAGCGCTGA